The Kribbella jejuensis region CCGACGCCGACCTTCACGCCGTCCGCGCCTGCCTCGACCAGGGCCTGCGCGCCGGCCCGGGTTCCGACGTTGCCGCCGACGATGTCCACGCCACGGGTCGCCGGGTCGGCCTTGAGCTTGCGGATGATCTCGATCTGCGCCTTGGAGTGCCCGTGCGCGGTGTCCACGACGAGCACGTCGACGCCGGCCTCGACCAGCGTCATGGCCCGCTTGTACGCCTCGCCGAAGAAGCCGATCGCGGCACCGACCATCAGCCGGCCGGTCGCGTCCTTGGTGGACAACGGGAACTTGTCGCGCTTGACGAAGTCCTTCAGCGTGATCAGGCCGGTCAGCTTGCCGGCCTCGTCGACCAGCGGCAGCTTCTCCACCTTGTGCTTGCTGAGCAGCGCCATCGCGTCGTCCGCGGCGATGCCCTGCTTGCCGGTGATCAGCGGCTGCTTGGTCATCACCTCGCGCACCGGCCGGGACAGGTCGGTCTCGAAGCGCATGTCGCGGTTGGTGACGATGCCGACCAGGACACCGGCGTCGTCCACCACCGGGACGCCGGAGATCCGGTACTGACCACAGAGCGCGTCGGCCTCGCCGATGCTGGCGTCCGGGCCGATCGTGATCGGCTGCGCGATCATGCCGGACTCGGAGCGCTTGACCAGGTCGACCTGCTGGGCCTGGTCCTCGATCGAGAGGTTGCGGTGCAGGACGCCGAGACCACCCTGCCGGGCCATGGCGATCGCCATCCGGGCCTCGGTCACGGTGTCCATCGCGCTGGACACCAGCGGGATGTTCACCCAGACGTTGCGGCTGACCCGGGACCGGGTGACCGCCTCGGACGGGATGACGTCGGACTCGTTCGGCTGCAGCAGGACGTCGTCGAAGGTGAGGCCGAGGACGGCGAACTTGTCGGGAACTCCAGCGGGGGTGATGTCCATGGGGAAAACGAGCACCTTTGTACGGCGAGAACGGAGCCCCATCCTATCCGCGCCCATACCAGGCCCCGAATCCGCCGTCCACAGGCAACCGCCCGCCGCGATCTCGCGGCGGGCGGTCGGTGACCAGCTGGGTTACTTCTTCGGGTCGATCGGTGCGTTGACGATGCCGAGAATCGTGAGCAGGCTGGCGTCGTCGGTGGAGCCGTGGGTGCGGGCGATCGCCGCGTGCTTGCCCTCCGGGTACTGACCGGTCGAGTGCTTGCCCTTGGCGTAGGTCTTCCGGACCGAGCCGGTGCTGACCTCACCGCTGGAGTGCTTCCCGGCCTTCGTACTGGTCTTCGTCGTACGAGCCTTCGGCTTGCTGCCCTTGCGTCCGGACGCGCTCTTCGCTGGGGCGTCCGGCTGCACGGCTGCGGGCTTGCCGAAGTACTCCTCGGCGCTCGCGGGCACGTTCGGCTGACCGGTCGGTGTCGGCAGCACGATCTGGTTCGCGACCGAGTCGAGCACCAGGTTGACCAGGTCGTTGCCGGTGGCCGGGACCGTGGTCGCCCCATCGGCCGGCTTCTGGTCGTCGGCCGGCGTGGTCGTACCGGTGGTGTTGCCGGCGTCGCCTGCCCCGGTGGTGTTGCCGGCATCCCCTGCCCCGGTGGTGTTGCCCGCGTCGCCCGCCGGGGTGGTGGTGTCACCACTTGTCGGTGCGGTCGTGTCGCCCCCGGCCGGTACGCCGGTACCGGTGCCACCGGTGCCATCGGTCGACCCGGACGGGTCGCCGGTCGGAGCGGTCGTCGGGTTGCCCGCGCTGGGATCGGTCGACGTACCGCCGTCGCTCCCGGTGTCCGTCGTAGCCGGCGGTGTCGACGGGTCCGCCGGCGGCGGCGTCGTGGCGGTGTTCGTCGGGTCGCTGGTCGGTGTCGCCGGCGGCTCGGTGGTCGTCGTCGCCGGCGGCTCCGTCGGAGTCGTGGGCGGCGGCGTCTCGGTCGTCTTGGAATCGTCCGGCGTCGTCGTCGGCTTGCTACCGGTCGGCTCTTCGGTCGTCTTGGTGCCGGTCGGCTCCTGGGTCTGGGCCGGTTCCGTCGGGATGACGAAGTTGGTCACCACCGGCCTCTCGACATTCAGCGCCGGTGGCGTGACGACCGCCTTCTGCGCTTGCGCCGGCTCGGTGGTGCCGTCACTCGAGTCGTCCGTGCCGAGCTCGCCGGCCTTGGCCTTCTTCTCGAAGTCCTTGCCGACCTTGACGATCTTCGACCGGTCGACGACCGGCAGACCGTCCAGGTCCTCCTTCGGGAAGCTGGTCTGCGGGCGGACCGCGTCGACCATCTTCTCGATGACCTTCTCGTACGGCGACAGCGGGTCACCGTTGACCGCCGCCGCGACCCCGGACACCGACAGCGCCGCCACCGCGGCCACACCGAACGCCAGGCCACGGGTCGCGACCTTGCGGGCGAACGGGTCGGTGATCGGGTTCAGCGCGGCGCAGCGCGCCAGGAAGCTCTCCGGATCGTCGATGGACTCCACCGGGAGCTCGTCCTCGACCTCCACCGCAAGCCGCAGCTCGGCCAGCAGCGCGAGGGCCGGGTCGTGCTCGCCCGCCGCGCGGGCGGACTCCCCACCGGCGGCCAGCAGATCGAGCAGTGCGTCATCGGCCTCGATCGCGTCGAGATCGAAACGGTCAGCCATGATGCCCCTCCCCTGCTGCTCCTCGTTCCAACTGTGCTTCATGCCCCACAAACCCCCTGAGCGTGTTCAACGCCCGATGCTGTGCGACCCTCACCGCCCCCGGTGTCATCCCCAGTGCCCGGCCGGTCTCCTCGGCTGACATCCCCGCAACGACGCGCAGGCGGAGGATCTCGCGCAGCTTCTCCGGCAGTTTGTCCATCAGTCCCCAGATGTGCTGGACCTCGGACTGCCGAACCGCACGTTCCTCCGGCGTCGGTGACTCGTCCGCGCCGTCCGGTAGGTCCGGCGTCGAGACGTCGGCGACCGCGAACGCACGCTGGGCATCGGCGACCTTGCGGGCCGCGATGCCGTAGACGAAAGCCTCGAAAGGCCTCCCCTCGTCACGGTACCGGCTCAAGGCGCCGAACACCGCGACACAAACCTCTTGTGCGACGTCGTCGACCATGTCGGCGCCGCCGGGATAGGTCCACAGACGGGACCGTACGTAGCGGTGCGCCACAGCGCGCACCCTGGTGAGCAGGTCGTTGAGAGCTGTGCGGTCCCCGTCGCCGGCCAGCGCGGCAAGATCCCTGAGCTCGACCCGGTCGTGGGTGTCAGGCACTTTGACCTCTGCCACCCCTCGCCCCCTCGTGTTCCAGACCGGCCAAGCCAATCTTATGGCCTGACAGATGGTATAGAGCTCAACCTCGGTTGCCTAGTGGCAATTCGTGGTCAAGCGCATGTTTCCATCACGATCTGTAACTACTGGCGAGTCAGGTCCGCAGGTGCGGCGAACCGGATGAGCTCCGAGGCGTATTCGCCGCCCCAGTCGATCGCAGTACGTCCGGTCTCGACCCACCCGGCCCGCCGATAAAGCCGTACGGCGGCACCACCGTTGTCCACCACCTCAAGCGAAAGCTCCCGCCCCAACTCCGCAGCCATCACCACACAGTGCTCCAACAGTTGCCGCCCGATCCCCCGCCGCCCCACGCCCGGATCCACGAACAACCGCTCCACCTCAGCGCGCTCGCCAACAGCGGTCAACACCACATGCCCCACCACGCGCCGACCGTCGACAGCAACCCAACACCCAAGAGCACCCTCCGGCGTCAACCACCGCCCCGGATCCCCAGGCCAGTTGATCGGATACCCGGCCAGCTCATGCACCGAACGCAGCACCTCGACGCACACACCCAAATCCTCATCACACCGCTCCCGAATCAACACCCACCCATTCCACCAGCCCCCACCCACCACCACCACCACCGCCACCACCGCCACCACCGCCACCACCGCCACCACCACCGCCACCACCACCGCCACCACCGCCACCACCACCGCCACCACCACCGCCACCACCGCCACCACCGCCACCACCGCCACAGCAGCCCCCACCAGCCCCCACCCGCCAACACCGCCAACACCAGCAGCCACCGGCTACCGGCCACCGGCCCCCGGGCGGAACAGAGCACAGACCTCCGGAGGCCCGGAGCGCAGAGCCGAGCTGGGACCCGGGACGGGCGGGGGCAGCGCCAATGTTGGAACTACAACCGCGTGGCGGAGAGCCGGCCTGAGACCCCGCGACCCGGCGCGAGGAGCCTGGGCCACAACCCGATACAGGCGATGGCTTCTGGAGACAGGTAATTGCCTATCCCCAGACACCATTACCTGTCTCCCGACCCCGCCGAGGCAGTGCAACCCGCCGCACCTGAACCCAGCGGAACAAACCGCCGTACCTGAGCCCGGCGGAACAAACCGCCGTACCTGAGCCCGGCGGGACGAACCGCCGCACCTGAGCCCGGTAGCACGAACCACCGCACGCGCACGCGACGGCACGAGCCCCCACACCGGATCGGCACGTGCGGACCGCCGTACCTCGGCGTGGCAGGGCCGACCGAACGCGCGGCTGAACGGCCGGATCCGAGCGGTGCGGCTGGACCGTCGTAGCCGCACCCGACGGGCGGACCACCAAACCCGACCGGCTCACGTGAACCCCGAACCCGACCGGCTCACGCGAACCCCCGAACCCGACCCGCACGTGCGGACCGACGGACCTAGGCGTGGCGGGCGGACCCAAGAATCCCGAACGCGCGGCCGAACCGCTGGACCCGACCGGTGTGGGTGGACCGTCGTACTGACTGACTTCACCGAGGTGAACAAGCGGTGCCTCGTCATGCCCCGACGCCGTGCTTGCCACCTTCACGTCCTGGTGGAGGCCGGGGTGGGAACCGGAGATAGGCAATGGGGTCTGGAGACAGGCAATTACCTATCCCCAGACACCATCGCCTGTCTCCCGACCCGCCGAGACAGCGCAAATCGCCGTACCTGAGCCGCGCAAACCCACGCACTGAGCCCGGTGGCACAAAGGCAACCCCGTGCTCCAGCGCGTGTGCCCCCTCCGATCCGCGGTCTGTCGCCGCGGCCGGTACGACGGTCCGCACGCGCGGCGTTTGTGTCGGACGTCGCGCCTGCGGCGTTTGGGTCCGGCGGCCCGCCCCGCCGCGTGCGGGGTACGGCGGTCCACGCGTGCTGCTCGGTCGAGGGTTTGGGCCGGGGTGCATCACCGGACCTCAGGCGTGGAAGTTGGCGCATCGCCGTACCCGAGCCACGCGGGTGGACCGTCGTACTGGGGACGGCGGGTGGACCGTCGTACCCGGGTGGCGCGGTGGGGCGGCGTGCCTGCGGGCGGCGGGAGGAGCGTCGTACGTGCGCGGCGCGGTGAGCCGCGGTGCCTGGGGTGGCGGGAGGGGTTGTACCCGACCGGCGCGGTGAGCCGGCGCGGTGGGGCGGCGTGCGTGCGGGTGGCGGGAGGAGTGTCGTACGTGCGCGGCGCGGTGGGCCGGCGTGGCTGGGGTGGCGGGAGGGGCGTCGTATCCGGCCGGCGCGGTGAGCCGGCGTGGTGGGGTCGCGGGTCAGGCGTCGTAGCTGGGCGGCGCGGTGGGCGCAGGCGTGGGGTGGTGGGTGGGTTGTCCTGGACAGCAGAGCACCGCCCGGCAGCGGGGCTGCCGGGCGGTGCTTGTGCTGTGGAACTGCTGCCTGAGGGTCAGTGACCGTGGCCGTGGCCGTGGCCGGCGGCGGCGGGTTCCTCTTCCTCGGGCTTGTCGACCACCAGGGTCTCGGTGGTCAGCAGGAGCGCGGCGATCGAGCCGGCGTTGGCGAGCGCGGACCGGGTCACCTTGACCGGGTCCAGTACGCCGCTGCCGAGCAGGTCGCCGTACTCACCGGTGGCCGCGTTGAAGCCGTTGCCGGACTCCAGCTCCGCGACCTTGGCAACCACGACGTAGCCCTCGTAGCCACCGTTCTCGGCGATCCAGCGCAGCGGCTCGACGACTGCCTTGCGGACGATCTTGACGCCGGAGAGCTCGTCGCCCTCCAGGTCCAGGCCGTTGTCCAGCACCGCGGCCGCGTGCACCAGGGCGGAGCCGCCACCGGCGACGATGCCCTCCTCGATCGCGGCCCGGGTCGCGGACACCGCGTCCTCGATCCGGTGCTTCTTCTCCTTCAGCTCGACCTCGGTGGCCGCGCCGACCTTGATCACGCAGACGCCACCGGCCAGCTTGGCCAGCCGCTCCTGCAGCTTCTCGCGGTCCCAGTCGGAGTCGGTGCGCTCGATCTCGGCCTTGATCTGGTTGACCCGGCCCTCGATGTCCTCGGCCTTGCCGGAACCCTCGACGACGGTCGTGTTGTCCTTGGAGACGACGATCCGGCGGGCCGAACCGAGCACCTCGAGGCCGACCTGGTCGAGCTTCAGCCCGACCTCGGGAGCGACGACCTGCGCGCCGGTGAGCGCGGCCAGGTCCTCCAGCATCGCCTTGCGGCGGTCACCGAAGCCCGGCGCCTTGACGGCGACCGAGGTGAAGTTGCCGCGGATCTTGTTGACCACCAGGGTCGACAGCGCCTCGGCCTCGACGTCCTCGGCGATGATCAGCAGCGTCTTGCCGGACTGCACGACCTTCTCCAGCAGCGGCAGCAGGTCCGCGATCGCGGAGATCTTGCCCTGGTGGATCAGGATGTACGGGTCCTCCAGCACCGCTTCGCCGGCCTCGGCGTCGGTGATGAAGTACGGCGAGATGTAGCCCTTGTCGAACTGCATGCCCTCGGTGAACTCGAGCTCGGTACCGAAGGTGTTCGACTCCTCGACGGTGATCACACCGTCCTTGCCGACCTTGTCGAACGCGTCCGCGATCAGCGCGCCGATCTCGGCGTCGCGGGCGGAGATGGTCGCGACGTGGGCCATGTCGCCCTTGTCGTCGACCGGCTTCGCGGTGTCCACCAGCTTGGCCGAGACCGCCTCGACGGCCGCCTCGATACCGCGCTTGAGGCCCATCGGGTTGGCGCCGGCGGCGACCGCCCGCAGGCCCTCGTGCACCAGTGCCTGCGCCAGCACCGTCGCGGTGGTGGTGCCGTCACCGGCGATGTCGTTGGTCTTGGTGGCGACCTCCTTGGTCAGCTGCGCACCAAGGTTCTCGAACGGGTCGTC contains the following coding sequences:
- the guaB gene encoding IMP dehydrogenase — protein: MDITPAGVPDKFAVLGLTFDDVLLQPNESDVIPSEAVTRSRVSRNVWVNIPLVSSAMDTVTEARMAIAMARQGGLGVLHRNLSIEDQAQQVDLVKRSESGMIAQPITIGPDASIGEADALCGQYRISGVPVVDDAGVLVGIVTNRDMRFETDLSRPVREVMTKQPLITGKQGIAADDAMALLSKHKVEKLPLVDEAGKLTGLITLKDFVKRDKFPLSTKDATGRLMVGAAIGFFGEAYKRAMTLVEAGVDVLVVDTAHGHSKAQIEIIRKLKADPATRGVDIVGGNVGTRAGAQALVEAGADGVKVGVGPGSICTTRVVSGVGVPQVTAIYEAALACKPAGVPVIGDGGLQYSGDIAKALVAGADTVMLGSLLAGCEESPGDLVFINGKQFKAYRGMGSLGAMSSAGGLRKSYSKDRYFQHDGGSDEKLIAEGVEGQVPYRGPLSAVAHQLVGGLRQSMWYTGARTIPELQENGRFVRITSAGLQESHPHDIQMTVEAPNYSGR
- the shbA gene encoding RNA polymerase sigma factor ShbA, translated to MAEVKVPDTHDRVELRDLAALAGDGDRTALNDLLTRVRAVAHRYVRSRLWTYPGGADMVDDVAQEVCVAVFGALSRYRDEGRPFEAFVYGIAARKVADAQRAFAVADVSTPDLPDGADESPTPEERAVRQSEVQHIWGLMDKLPEKLREILRLRVVAGMSAEETGRALGMTPGAVRVAQHRALNTLRGFVGHEAQLERGAAGEGHHG
- a CDS encoding GNAT family N-acetyltransferase yields the protein MGAAVAVVAVVAVVAVVVAVVVAVVAVVVAVVVAVVAVVAVVAVVVVVGGGWWNGWVLIRERCDEDLGVCVEVLRSVHELAGYPINWPGDPGRWLTPEGALGCWVAVDGRRVVGHVVLTAVGERAEVERLFVDPGVGRRGIGRQLLEHCVVMAAELGRELSLEVVDNGGAAVRLYRRAGWVETGRTAIDWGGEYASELIRFAAPADLTRQ
- the groL gene encoding chaperonin GroEL (60 kDa chaperone family; promotes refolding of misfolded polypeptides especially under stressful conditions; forms two stacked rings of heptamers to form a barrel-shaped 14mer; ends can be capped by GroES; misfolded proteins enter the barrel where they are refolded when GroES binds), whose amino-acid sequence is MPKILEFDENARRALERGVDKLANTVKVTLGPKGRYVVLDKKWGAPTITNDGVTVAREVELDDPFENLGAQLTKEVATKTNDIAGDGTTTATVLAQALVHEGLRAVAAGANPMGLKRGIEAAVEAVSAKLVDTAKPVDDKGDMAHVATISARDAEIGALIADAFDKVGKDGVITVEESNTFGTELEFTEGMQFDKGYISPYFITDAEAGEAVLEDPYILIHQGKISAIADLLPLLEKVVQSGKTLLIIAEDVEAEALSTLVVNKIRGNFTSVAVKAPGFGDRRKAMLEDLAALTGAQVVAPEVGLKLDQVGLEVLGSARRIVVSKDNTTVVEGSGKAEDIEGRVNQIKAEIERTDSDWDREKLQERLAKLAGGVCVIKVGAATEVELKEKKHRIEDAVSATRAAIEEGIVAGGGSALVHAAAVLDNGLDLEGDELSGVKIVRKAVVEPLRWIAENGGYEGYVVVAKVAELESGNGFNAATGEYGDLLGSGVLDPVKVTRSALANAGSIAALLLTTETLVVDKPEEEEPAAAGHGHGHGH